One genomic window of Borreliella garinii includes the following:
- the pstC gene encoding phosphate ABC transporter permease subunit PstC codes for MYLSLKAKRKIVGIIFKSFILISAIISSLSIFFLGVFILKTGITPFINSKIKIFNFLFSTNWDPTNNLQKSYGILAFIINSFLTTLFSILIALPIGLGFAIYLLEKAKGFYRQFLQTVIELLAGIPSVVYGFFGSTFIATLIKNIFQREDNLGYNLISSSLILSIMIVPTIISVCYSSLKAVPKSYKFASLALAATDWQTIYKVIIPSASRGILAGTILAIGRAIGETVAVLMVGGGSPLFIKNVFSPIRTLTVNIAMDMGYASGTHREALFSTALVLLLFSIITNLLKNFILSSNKGLKKK; via the coding sequence ATGTATCTAAGCTTAAAGGCAAAAAGAAAGATAGTTGGAATTATTTTCAAATCTTTTATTCTTATATCCGCAATAATAAGCTCTCTATCAATATTTTTTTTAGGTGTATTTATATTAAAAACCGGAATAACGCCGTTTATTAATAGCAAAATTAAAATTTTCAACTTTTTATTTAGCACGAATTGGGATCCTACCAACAATCTACAAAAATCTTATGGTATCTTAGCATTCATTATTAATTCCTTTTTAACTACACTTTTTTCTATTTTAATAGCTTTACCAATTGGATTGGGATTTGCAATATATTTACTTGAAAAAGCAAAAGGATTTTATAGACAATTTTTACAAACAGTAATAGAGCTTCTAGCAGGAATTCCTAGTGTAGTTTACGGATTTTTTGGAAGCACATTTATTGCTACTTTAATAAAAAACATTTTTCAAAGAGAAGACAATCTAGGATACAATTTAATAAGCTCATCACTCATATTAAGCATAATGATAGTTCCCACAATAATTAGCGTTTGCTATTCATCACTTAAAGCTGTTCCCAAATCTTATAAATTTGCATCTCTTGCATTAGCAGCAACAGACTGGCAAACAATATATAAGGTAATAATACCATCAGCTAGTCGAGGCATTTTAGCAGGAACAATATTAGCAATAGGAAGAGCTATTGGAGAAACAGTAGCAGTATTAATGGTTGGAGGAGGCTCTCCTCTTTTTATAAAAAATGTATTTTCGCCCATTAGAACACTAACTGTAAATATTGCTATGGACATGGGATACGCTTCAGGTACCCACAGAGAAGCTCTCTTCTCTACAGCTCTAGTATTATTGCTATTTTCAATAATTACAAATTTACTCAAAAATTTTATACTATCTTCAAATAAAGGGTTAAAGAAAAAGTGA
- the pstA gene encoding phosphate ABC transporter permease PstA: protein MAYFLTALLIFLIAYILYNSLFYFKKKQTLFLNKTQIFVPFKTEDDKEIQIAFIINKNINVDKISTEDIYNIYNNKISHWGSISDQGIDIIPIANSLNSPSNKAILRTLIKNNEFNKRYIKIEPSIKKVLKAINSTIGSISYLTKEEFESLDFKLYPNIKALKIKTMSVLISKKTLTKNENEIINTLGVDEVEKLIKGKETWVNLISKDIKLKIIKYLDQKEKIIQTIEKTEGSLAIVPWHYFQNIKAPFIKMHYFDKSSPLNLNFILSIPRDSGTYGGISYLILNTFYVILLTTAISICIGIGTGIMLAEYTSNKIFYKILSMSVDILSSIPAIIFGLFGLIFFVPIFGMGILSGAITSSLMILPMIVKTTEETFKTIPKSYKYASFALGANKTETIIKIMVPAAIPGILTGIVLAIGRALGETAVLLFTMGTNLGLATNLNEPSRTLTVHLLMLFQEGHLDKGFGTASILVIMVLIINLTSKFLINKLYRIK, encoded by the coding sequence ATTGCATATTTTTTAACAGCACTATTAATTTTTCTAATAGCGTATATATTATACAACTCTTTGTTTTATTTCAAAAAAAAACAAACTTTATTTTTAAACAAAACTCAAATATTTGTGCCATTTAAAACAGAAGACGACAAAGAAATACAAATTGCTTTTATTATTAACAAAAATATCAATGTAGATAAAATCTCAACAGAAGACATTTACAACATATATAATAATAAAATTTCACACTGGGGAAGCATTTCAGATCAAGGAATCGATATTATACCTATTGCCAATTCACTTAACAGTCCATCTAACAAAGCTATTCTAAGAACATTAATCAAAAACAATGAATTTAATAAAAGATACATAAAAATAGAACCATCTATCAAAAAAGTACTTAAAGCTATAAATAGCACAATAGGCTCTATAAGTTATTTAACAAAAGAAGAATTCGAATCTCTAGATTTTAAGTTATATCCCAATATTAAAGCTTTAAAAATAAAAACTATGTCTGTCCTAATAAGTAAAAAAACTTTAACAAAAAATGAAAATGAAATAATCAATACACTAGGTGTTGATGAGGTTGAAAAACTTATTAAAGGTAAAGAAACATGGGTTAATTTAATATCAAAGGATATTAAATTAAAAATAATAAAATATCTTGATCAAAAAGAAAAAATAATACAAACTATAGAAAAAACAGAAGGCTCACTAGCAATTGTCCCTTGGCATTATTTTCAAAATATTAAAGCGCCCTTTATTAAAATGCACTACTTTGACAAAAGTAGTCCTTTAAATTTAAATTTCATATTATCTATTCCAAGAGATTCTGGTACATATGGTGGAATTTCTTACTTAATCTTAAATACTTTTTATGTAATATTACTAACAACTGCTATTTCAATATGCATTGGAATAGGAACTGGCATAATGCTTGCCGAATACACTTCTAACAAAATATTTTACAAAATACTATCTATGAGTGTTGACATTCTGTCTTCAATTCCTGCAATAATTTTTGGACTTTTTGGACTGATATTTTTTGTGCCAATTTTTGGAATGGGAATACTTTCAGGAGCAATAACAAGCTCCCTAATGATATTGCCAATGATTGTTAAAACAACCGAAGAAACATTTAAAACAATCCCAAAATCATACAAATATGCTTCATTTGCCTTAGGGGCAAACAAAACAGAAACTATAATTAAAATTATGGTTCCAGCAGCTATTCCTGGCATACTAACAGGAATAGTTCTTGCAATAGGAAGAGCTTTAGGAGAAACAGCTGTATTGCTTTTTACAATGGGAACAAACTTGGGGCTTGCAACAAATTTAAATGAACCATCAAGAACATTGACTGTGCACTTACTGATGTTATTTCAAGAAGGACATCTGGACAAAGGATTTGGAACAGCTTCAATACTTGTAATAATGGTGCTCATAATAAATTTAACATCAAAATTTTTAATAAATAAATTATATAGGATTAAATAA
- a CDS encoding tetratricopeptide repeat protein, producing MNKKRTNFSVLLLLIFLLILSFGGFGYYIYQSKLNDKNREIMLNEVKNSVIDRNYKKAYSVAKLLQDKYPKNEDIAMLTNTLAEIANSSPFESNELQRDSANQILDKIKGQENTKTNVNENFDIAFNNRYIKDSAITENYADRNNDIGIEDEDISEFKKSKIPEKVNQNAKPKEDDQAIQSPNPKLNVNDQKNLFNLEKLKKNLSEKSNSENILKTPQNIENDKQNSNFSKDSKEKNSEHILKNLDNSKYSKNDNATSLKDIPSNSKKESDFSLPSQTIIGKINRPYSYLIKKELYEILDDINTGRVTLGKNRLKKLIKKGLSNKFQKVNELIESLKNKEASNLLLTLIKKDIEPNLINIPNIPKDPYKKDIFHLNKKDKKTQQSENLKSKIYSIKPTDLENPKTRQQAIKDLNEFLKINPNDTYASKTLAQANKIQQSEDLKSKIYSIKPTDLENPKTRQQAIKDLNEFLKINPNDTYASKTLAQANKIQQSEDLKSKIYSIKPTDLENPKTRQQAIKDLNEFLKINPNDTYASKTLAQANKIQQSEDLKSKIYSIKPTDLENPKTRQQAIKDLNEFLKINPNDTYASKTLAQAYENNGDLLKVENVYEKIAKLTNAQEDYYKLGIIRFKLKKYEHSIGSFDQTIRLNPKHKKAHNNKGIALMMLNKNKKAVESFEKAIQIDKNYDTAYYQKGIAEEKNGNMQQAFTSFKNAYNIDKKLNYALKAGIVSNNLGNFKESEEYLGFFNDNTKKPNEIAIYNLSIAKFENNKLEESLEIINKAINLNPEKSEYLYLKASINLKKENYPNAISLYSSVIEKNPENTSAYINLAKAYEKSGNKAQAISTLEKIINKNNKLALNNLGILYKQQKNYQKAIEIFEKAIKNSDIEAKYNLATTLIEINDNTRAKDLLKEYTKLKPNNPEALHALGIIEYNENNNDQILRELVKKFPNYKKNENIRKIIGI from the coding sequence ATGAATAAAAAACGTACAAATTTTTCGGTATTATTGCTTTTAATTTTCTTACTTATTTTATCATTTGGGGGTTTTGGTTACTATATATATCAAAGCAAATTAAATGACAAAAATCGAGAAATAATGCTAAACGAAGTTAAAAATAGCGTAATAGATCGAAATTATAAAAAAGCATATTCTGTTGCAAAACTTCTGCAAGACAAATACCCAAAAAATGAAGACATTGCAATGCTTACAAATACACTAGCAGAAATTGCCAACAGCAGTCCTTTTGAATCAAACGAATTACAAAGAGATTCTGCAAATCAAATCCTAGATAAGATCAAGGGTCAAGAAAATACAAAAACAAATGTAAACGAAAATTTTGATATCGCATTTAACAATAGATATATTAAAGACAGCGCAATAACAGAAAACTACGCTGACAGAAACAATGACATTGGTATTGAAGATGAAGACATATCTGAATTTAAAAAAAGCAAAATCCCAGAAAAAGTAAACCAAAATGCAAAACCAAAAGAAGATGATCAAGCAATACAATCTCCAAATCCCAAATTAAACGTTAATGATCAAAAAAATTTATTTAATTTGGAAAAACTAAAAAAAAATTTAAGCGAAAAATCAAATAGTGAAAATATTTTAAAAACCCCTCAAAATATAGAAAATGATAAGCAAAACTCAAATTTCTCCAAAGACTCCAAAGAAAAAAATTCAGAGCATATTTTAAAAAACCTAGACAATAGTAAATATTCAAAAAATGATAATGCCACATCTTTAAAAGATATTCCTTCAAATTCTAAAAAAGAAAGTGATTTTTCTCTGCCCAGTCAAACAATAATAGGGAAAATTAATAGACCATATAGTTACTTAATAAAAAAAGAGCTCTATGAAATATTAGACGATATTAATACCGGTAGAGTCACACTTGGAAAAAACAGATTAAAAAAATTAATTAAAAAAGGGTTAAGCAATAAATTTCAAAAAGTAAATGAGCTGATTGAAAGTTTAAAAAATAAAGAAGCCTCCAATTTACTATTAACCTTAATAAAAAAAGATATTGAACCAAATTTAATTAATATACCCAATATACCAAAAGATCCTTACAAAAAAGACATTTTTCACTTAAATAAAAAAGACAAGAAAACCCAACAATCGGAAAACCTTAAGTCTAAGATCTATTCAATAAAACCTACTGATCTTGAAAACCCAAAAACCAGGCAACAAGCCATTAAAGATCTAAACGAATTCTTGAAAATAAATCCTAATGACACTTATGCCTCTAAAACTTTAGCTCAAGCTAATAAAATACAGCAATCAGAAGACCTTAAGTCTAAGATCTATTCAATAAAACCTACTGATCTTGAAAACCCAAAAACCAGGCAACAAGCCATTAAAGATCTAAACGAATTCTTGAAAATAAATCCTAATGACACTTATGCCTCTAAAACTTTAGCTCAAGCTAATAAAATACAGCAATCAGAAGACCTTAAGTCTAAGATCTATTCAATAAAACCTACTGATCTTGAAAACCCAAAAACCAGGCAACAAGCCATTAAAGATCTAAACGAATTCTTGAAAATAAATCCTAATGACACTTATGCCTCTAAAACTTTAGCTCAAGCTAATAAAATACAGCAATCAGAAGACCTTAAGTCTAAGATCTATTCAATAAAACCTACTGATCTTGAAAACCCAAAAACCAGGCAACAAGCCATTAAAGATCTAAACGAATTCTTGAAAATAAATCCTAATGACACTTATGCCTCTAAAACTTTAGCTCAAGCTTATGAAAACAATGGGGATTTACTAAAAGTAGAAAATGTATATGAAAAAATTGCTAAGCTCACAAATGCCCAAGAAGATTACTATAAACTTGGAATCATTAGATTCAAGCTCAAAAAATATGAACACTCAATAGGGTCATTTGATCAAACAATAAGGCTCAATCCAAAGCATAAAAAAGCACACAATAACAAAGGAATAGCTTTAATGATGCTAAATAAAAACAAAAAAGCAGTAGAATCTTTTGAGAAAGCAATACAAATTGATAAAAATTATGACACTGCCTACTACCAAAAAGGAATAGCAGAAGAAAAAAATGGCAACATGCAACAAGCATTTACAAGTTTTAAAAATGCCTACAATATCGACAAAAAACTCAATTATGCATTAAAAGCTGGAATAGTATCAAACAACTTAGGCAACTTCAAAGAAAGTGAGGAGTATTTAGGTTTTTTTAATGACAATACAAAAAAACCTAACGAAATTGCTATTTATAACCTATCAATAGCAAAATTTGAAAACAATAAACTTGAAGAATCTCTTGAAATAATAAACAAGGCCATCAATTTAAATCCAGAAAAAAGCGAATATTTATATTTAAAAGCATCTATAAATCTTAAAAAAGAAAATTACCCAAATGCTATATCACTTTACAGCTCAGTAATTGAAAAAAACCCTGAAAATACTTCAGCCTACATAAACCTAGCAAAAGCATATGAAAAATCAGGAAATAAGGCTCAAGCAATCTCAACTCTTGAAAAGATAATAAACAAAAACAATAAATTGGCCTTAAACAATCTTGGAATACTTTACAAACAACAAAAAAATTATCAAAAAGCAATTGAAATTTTTGAAAAAGCAATAAAAAATTCAGATATTGAAGCAAAATATAATCTTGCAACCACTCTAATTGAAATTAATGATAACACAAGAGCTAAAGACCTTCTAAAGGAATATACAAAATTAAAACCAAACAATCCAGAAGCCCTACATGCACTCGGAATAATAGAATATAATGAAAATAATAATGATCAAATATTAAGAGAACTTGTCAAAAAATTTCCAAATTACAAGAAAAATGAAAATATTAGAAAAATAATAGGAATATAA
- a CDS encoding extracellular solute-binding protein, with product MKKFVILIFMLSVSLLCNCKNQDNEKIVSIGGSTTVSPILDEMILKYNKINNNTKVTYDAQGSSVGINGLFNKIYKIAISSRDLTKEEIEQGAKETVFAYDALIFITSPEIKITNITEENLAKILNGKIQNWKQVGGPDAKINFINRDSSSGSYSSIKDLLLNKIFKTHEESQFRQDGIVVKSNGEVIEKTSLTPYSIGYIGLGYAKNSIEKGLNILSINSTYPTKETINSNKYTIKRNLTIVTNNKYEDKSITQFIDFMTSSIGQDIVEEQGFLGIKT from the coding sequence ATGAAAAAATTTGTTATCTTAATTTTTATGTTATCAGTAAGTTTATTATGCAACTGTAAAAATCAGGACAATGAAAAAATTGTATCAATTGGGGGATCTACAACTGTAAGCCCGATACTAGACGAAATGATTTTAAAATATAATAAAATAAACAATAATACTAAAGTAACATACGATGCACAAGGAAGTAGTGTTGGCATAAACGGACTATTTAACAAAATATATAAAATAGCAATATCATCAAGAGATTTAACAAAAGAGGAAATTGAACAAGGAGCAAAAGAAACTGTATTTGCTTATGATGCTTTAATTTTCATCACAAGCCCTGAAATAAAGATTACAAATATTACAGAAGAAAATCTAGCTAAAATACTAAATGGAAAAATTCAAAATTGGAAACAAGTGGGAGGCCCTGATGCTAAAATCAACTTTATTAATCGAGACTCTTCCTCTGGTTCTTATTCGTCTATAAAAGATCTACTTCTTAATAAAATATTTAAAACTCACGAAGAATCTCAATTTAGACAAGACGGAATAGTAGTAAAATCTAATGGAGAGGTAATTGAAAAAACAAGCCTTACTCCATACTCAATAGGCTATATAGGTCTTGGATATGCAAAAAATTCAATAGAAAAGGGCTTAAATATACTTTCTATCAATAGCACATACCCTACAAAAGAAACAATAAATAGTAATAAATACACCATTAAAAGAAATTTAACAATAGTTACAAATAACAAATACGAGGATAAAAGCATAACTCAATTTATTGATTTTATGACAAGCTCAATCGGACAAGATATCGTTGAAGAACAAGGCTTTTTAGGGATAAAAACATAA
- the efp gene encoding elongation factor P produces the protein MAVVKSSEIEKGSFLLIKGTPHIVLEREFSKTGRGGAIVRLKLKNLKNKFVIRETLKGADTAEAIEIYEVSAQYLYKDKDVLVFMDLETYDQVSLDLKESANFQDKVLFLQESETYSLIMFDNVVIDIKLAPKIAFEVVEVEAAVKGDTVTNAMKNITLNTGLVIKAPLFINVGDKVLVNSETKEYAERIKS, from the coding sequence ATGGCGGTAGTAAAATCTAGTGAAATTGAAAAAGGTTCTTTTTTACTTATTAAAGGAACTCCTCATATTGTTCTTGAAAGAGAATTTTCAAAAACAGGTAGGGGAGGGGCAATAGTAAGGTTAAAGCTTAAGAACTTAAAAAACAAATTTGTCATTAGAGAAACTTTAAAAGGGGCAGATACCGCAGAAGCGATTGAAATTTACGAGGTTAGTGCCCAGTATTTATACAAAGATAAAGATGTTTTGGTTTTTATGGATTTAGAAACTTATGATCAAGTTAGTTTGGACTTAAAGGAAAGTGCCAATTTCCAAGATAAGGTGCTTTTTTTACAGGAGTCTGAAACCTATTCTCTCATAATGTTTGACAATGTGGTTATTGATATTAAGTTAGCTCCAAAGATTGCTTTTGAAGTTGTAGAGGTTGAGGCAGCTGTTAAAGGTGACACTGTAACAAATGCAATGAAAAATATTACTCTTAATACAGGGCTTGTAATAAAAGCGCCGCTTTTTATTAATGTTGGAGATAAAGTTTTAGTTAATTCTGAAACTAAAGAGTATGCAGAGCGGATTAAAAGTTAA
- a CDS encoding tetratricopeptide repeat protein: MKIYLLLNKNCKIFILFLILIFNSKLAYSQRLIRIGKEEMKNKNYIQAIETLSDAIKKYPKVQLGYYFLSIAYRENNQLTEAEGALLDGIAVGGEIDYILYYELGNIMFNRGEGYYPLAIKYYSNSIKSKPNYDSALLNRANAYVQQGKITSKEKEYQKAWDSYTMAIHDYSQFITLRSKTEKKDSILLIISYLRNEKINLEKLDKSLKGRTEHIVYAKEDKNQILKDNFKDNLETNSLIELEKLNWQEELYIDE, from the coding sequence ATGAAGATTTATTTATTATTAAATAAAAATTGTAAAATTTTTATTTTATTTTTAATTTTAATATTTAATTCAAAATTGGCATATTCTCAAAGGCTAATTAGAATCGGCAAAGAAGAAATGAAAAACAAAAATTACATTCAAGCAATCGAAACACTAAGCGATGCTATTAAAAAATATCCAAAAGTACAACTTGGATATTATTTTTTATCAATAGCATACAGAGAAAATAACCAGCTAACAGAAGCAGAAGGGGCTTTGCTCGATGGAATTGCAGTGGGGGGTGAGATTGATTACATATTATATTATGAATTAGGTAACATAATGTTTAATAGAGGAGAGGGATACTATCCTCTAGCAATAAAATATTATTCTAATTCTATTAAAAGCAAACCCAATTATGACAGCGCACTGCTAAACAGAGCTAATGCTTATGTTCAACAAGGCAAAATAACATCTAAAGAAAAAGAATATCAAAAGGCTTGGGACTCATATACTATGGCTATCCACGATTACTCACAATTTATTACCCTTAGGTCAAAAACAGAAAAAAAAGACAGCATTTTACTTATAATAAGCTATTTAAGAAATGAAAAAATCAACCTTGAAAAACTTGACAAAAGTTTAAAGGGGCGAACCGAGCATATTGTATACGCAAAAGAAGATAAAAATCAAATACTTAAAGATAACTTTAAAGACAACCTAGAAACAAATTCTTTAATTGAGTTAGAAAAACTTAATTGGCAAGAGGAGTTATACATAGATGAATAA
- the mutL gene encoding DNA mismatch repair endonuclease MutL yields the protein MNKIRFLDKYLVQKIAAGESIDRPCSILRELLDNSIDSGATKIEVFLEEGGIHKILIIDNGSGISKEDLKICYLPHTTSKISSEEDLRKIETLGFRGEALSSIAICSNISITSSTTGNESYQIEIENGIKKCFKKQPAINGTIVNVTKIFHNFPARKRFLKQEPIETKMCLKVLEEKIITHPEINFEINLNQKLRKIYFKESLIDRVQNVYGNVIENNKFKVLKKEHENIKIELFLAPSNFSKKSKRHIKTFVNRRPIDQKDLLEAITNGHSRIISPGNFPICYLFLEINPEYIDFNVHPQKKEVRFFNLPFLFKLISDNINNFFDKDINNYNKIVIKRQLTDDDNLIEMINQPKNLNQTNTYDITQNKNLETEHTVNELSKNIIQNDIGLKRYNSIIQNRPSFKENITNIFSDDFLAFEEPQNKNEKEEIKFNYIGQVFSEFLIVEKLNEIYFIDQHAVHEKIIYEKLRNSKKTVQKLLIPIEFTIVDKNIEEIIDSEIEEYKKMDIIISKIGPKKYQLESIPNICNQYENTLINFFQSRKSRTINSLESDLYATIACRKAVKTNDILSLEFSKFLIDEFFKLEIKHCPHGRKIYYKISKFELEKKVARA from the coding sequence ATGAACAAAATAAGATTCTTAGATAAATACTTGGTTCAAAAAATAGCAGCAGGAGAATCAATAGATAGGCCATGTTCAATATTAAGGGAATTGCTAGACAATTCAATAGATTCTGGAGCTACTAAAATTGAAGTCTTTCTTGAAGAAGGGGGAATTCATAAAATCTTAATAATAGACAATGGAAGCGGAATAAGTAAAGAAGATTTAAAAATCTGCTATTTACCACACACTACTTCAAAGATCTCCTCAGAAGAAGATTTAAGAAAAATAGAAACTCTAGGATTTAGAGGAGAAGCTCTCTCTAGTATTGCAATTTGCTCCAACATTTCAATAACAAGCTCAACAACCGGTAATGAAAGCTATCAAATAGAAATAGAAAATGGAATTAAAAAATGCTTTAAAAAACAACCTGCCATAAACGGAACAATAGTTAATGTTACAAAAATATTTCACAACTTTCCGGCAAGAAAAAGATTTTTAAAGCAAGAACCAATTGAAACAAAAATGTGTCTAAAAGTTTTAGAAGAAAAAATAATAACCCATCCCGAAATCAATTTCGAAATTAATTTGAATCAAAAACTAAGAAAAATTTACTTTAAAGAATCGTTAATTGATAGAGTACAAAATGTATATGGAAATGTAATAGAAAATAATAAATTTAAGGTCTTAAAAAAAGAACATGAAAATATAAAAATAGAATTATTTTTAGCACCATCTAATTTTTCTAAAAAAAGTAAAAGACATATTAAAACATTTGTTAACAGAAGACCTATCGATCAAAAAGATCTCTTAGAAGCAATAACTAATGGACACAGTAGAATAATTTCTCCTGGCAACTTCCCAATATGTTATTTATTTTTAGAAATAAACCCTGAATATATTGACTTTAATGTCCATCCTCAAAAAAAAGAAGTAAGATTTTTTAATCTTCCATTTTTATTTAAGCTAATCTCTGACAATATTAATAATTTTTTCGATAAAGACATCAATAACTACAACAAAATAGTAATAAAAAGACAATTAACAGATGATGATAATTTAATAGAAATGATAAACCAACCAAAAAACCTTAATCAAACTAACACATATGATATAACACAAAACAAAAATTTAGAAACAGAACATACTGTAAATGAGCTAAGCAAAAACATAATACAAAACGATATTGGCCTTAAAAGATATAATTCAATTATACAAAACAGACCATCATTTAAGGAAAATATTACAAACATTTTCTCTGACGACTTTTTAGCATTTGAAGAACCTCAAAACAAAAATGAAAAAGAAGAAATAAAATTTAACTATATCGGACAAGTATTCTCTGAATTTTTGATCGTTGAAAAATTAAATGAAATTTACTTCATAGACCAACACGCAGTTCATGAAAAAATAATATATGAAAAACTTAGAAATTCAAAAAAAACTGTTCAAAAGCTTCTAATACCAATTGAATTCACAATAGTTGATAAAAACATAGAAGAAATTATAGATAGTGAAATCGAAGAATACAAAAAAATGGACATTATAATCTCTAAAATAGGCCCTAAAAAATATCAACTTGAATCTATTCCTAATATTTGCAATCAATATGAAAATACTCTTATTAATTTTTTTCAATCAAGAAAAAGTAGAACAATAAATTCTCTTGAATCTGATTTATATGCAACTATTGCCTGTAGAAAGGCTGTTAAAACAAATGACATATTAAGCCTTGAATTTAGCAAATTTTTAATAGATGAGTTTTTCAAACTAGAAATAAAACATTGTCCTCATGGACGAAAAATTTATTACAAAATATCTAAATTTGAGCTTGAAAAAAAAGTTGCCAGAGCATAA